The Aureispira anguillae genome contains a region encoding:
- a CDS encoding LysE family translocator: protein MYGIENWEVFIFTALLFIMTPGIDTVFILNKSISQGRKAGIYSTVGINGGILVHTIFASLGLSLVIAQSAIAFMVLKYVGAAYLIYLGFQQLLSNKELKLKASNPPQLSNKQHFFSGLVTNTLNPKVALFFLAFFPQFISKELMGSPLPFIILGTTYAFIGLSWFLLLTLCASIFSKQLKNNTKFNYWLNKVSGLIYILMGIKIALTKK from the coding sequence ATGTACGGAATAGAAAATTGGGAAGTCTTTATCTTTACAGCCTTATTATTTATCATGACCCCTGGGATTGATACAGTATTTATTTTAAACAAATCTATTAGCCAAGGACGAAAGGCAGGCATTTATTCAACAGTTGGAATAAATGGAGGCATCCTAGTCCATACTATTTTTGCTAGTTTGGGGCTTTCATTGGTTATTGCACAATCAGCTATTGCTTTTATGGTTTTGAAATATGTTGGTGCCGCCTATTTGATTTATTTAGGTTTTCAGCAATTGCTGTCTAACAAAGAGCTAAAACTCAAAGCATCTAATCCCCCCCAATTATCCAATAAACAACATTTTTTTTCAGGCTTAGTGACCAATACGTTGAATCCTAAAGTAGCTTTATTTTTTTTAGCATTTTTTCCTCAATTTATATCAAAAGAATTAATGGGGAGCCCTCTACCATTTATAATTTTGGGGACAACTTATGCCTTTATTGGGCTATCTTGGTTTCTTTTATTAACCTTATGTGCTTCTATTTTTTCTAAACAATTAAAAAACAATACAAAATTCAATTATTGGTTAAACAAGGTTTCTGGACTAATTTATATCCTAATGGGCATCAAAATAGCATTAACTAAAAAATGA
- a CDS encoding 30S ribosomal protein S16 codes for MALKIRLQRKGRKKKPFYHIVAADARAPRDGKFIQKLGIYNPLTVPATIELDRDAAYDWLMKGAQPTDTARAILKFKGVYYKKHLQRGVSKGAFDQEAADKMLNEWLEAKEAKVEKRKVATQNELEARRKKIFGVAPVKKVEEPVEEAAEETTPEAAVESTETPAEDNADQA; via the coding sequence ATGGCTTTAAAAATCCGTTTACAGCGTAAAGGACGCAAGAAAAAACCTTTTTATCACATTGTTGCGGCTGATGCTCGTGCTCCTCGTGATGGTAAATTTATTCAAAAGCTAGGAATCTACAATCCATTGACAGTTCCTGCTACCATCGAGTTGGACAGAGATGCAGCTTATGACTGGTTGATGAAAGGTGCTCAACCAACAGATACTGCTCGTGCAATTCTTAAATTCAAAGGCGTATACTACAAAAAACACCTTCAACGTGGTGTTTCTAAAGGTGCTTTTGATCAAGAAGCTGCTGACAAGATGTTGAATGAGTGGCTTGAAGCTAAAGAAGCAAAAGTTGAGAAACGTAAAGTTGCTACTCAAAATGAGCTTGAAGCACGTCGCAAAAAGATTTTCGGTGTTGCTCCTGTCAAAAAAGTTGAAGAACCTGTAGAAGAAGCTGCAGAAGAAACAACTCCAGAAGCTGCTGTTGAATCAACTGAAACTCCAGCAGAAGACAACGCTGATCAGGCTTAG
- a CDS encoding DUF4783 domain-containing protein: MRTILLILLTATTATLYAQPNFSAVVTAIKAGNTMEISNYMDANVEVTVEDNDGSYDKGQAISVISSFFQKNAPNSCSLVHSGSARDGASYYCIGNLSAGGNKYRVYIFFKKVGGNYLIQEMRFEEE, from the coding sequence ATGAGAACAATACTACTAATCTTATTAACTGCAACCACTGCCACTCTTTATGCACAGCCTAATTTTAGTGCTGTGGTAACAGCTATAAAGGCAGGGAATACAATGGAAATTTCGAACTACATGGATGCAAATGTAGAAGTAACTGTGGAGGACAACGACGGCAGTTATGACAAAGGGCAAGCCATTTCCGTAATTAGCAGTTTTTTTCAAAAAAATGCTCCCAATAGTTGTAGTTTGGTGCATAGTGGTTCGGCGAGAGATGGAGCTTCTTATTATTGTATTGGTAATTTATCTGCGGGAGGCAATAAGTACCGAGTATACATCTTTTTTAAGAAGGTTGGAGGAAACTATTTGATTCAGGAAATGCGATTTGAAGAAGAGTAA
- a CDS encoding bactofilin family protein — MFGKNGNAPKPNASVNNSALEVCNIGLGTTINGTFKADSNIRLEGSIYGSVTCAGRIVMSKNAYIKGDIVCQNIVSEGKVEGDIVAKEKIHLQATAIVEGNLKYATLEIDSGAIFNGQAVSAKSNSAPKLEK, encoded by the coding sequence ATGTTTGGAAAAAATGGTAATGCTCCTAAGCCCAATGCTAGTGTTAATAACAGTGCTCTTGAAGTGTGTAATATCGGCTTAGGTACTACAATTAATGGTACTTTCAAAGCAGATTCTAACATAAGGCTAGAAGGTAGTATATACGGTTCTGTTACTTGTGCAGGTCGTATTGTAATGTCCAAAAATGCCTATATCAAAGGAGATATTGTTTGTCAAAATATTGTATCGGAAGGAAAAGTAGAAGGTGACATTGTAGCCAAAGAAAAAATTCATTTACAAGCAACGGCTATTGTAGAAGGAAACCTAAAGTATGCTACTTTGGAAATTGATTCAGGGGCAATATTTAATGGTCAAGCAGTATCGGCTAAAAGTAATTCGGCTCCCAAACTAGAAAAATAA
- a CDS encoding polysaccharide deacetylase family protein, whose translation MLKQALIQSLHTFSSFIPLSWLQRLSRQSLFSLFYHTVSDQDLPHIKHLYKVRNSQLFEADLDFLLQHFSPISLEQLIDHVQNGKTLPPNAFLLTFDDGLAECYHLIAPLLKQKGIPATFFLNSDFVDNKALMFRYKASYLIEQLKTRSNATKIAAQYFEQYQLPFDSLKKSLLAVRWPEQALLDDLAVAFDIDFEAFLQEQKPYLTQEQIRAMLKDGFTFGSHSQNHPTYNKLNLNDQIQQTIRCQHYLDLHFDLPYKTFAFPFTDYGVSAAFFHQILGKENFQLTFGGAGLKQEQIKGQLQRFGMETQALTSAKRLIHTEYSYYIIKSIFKKNTIHRN comes from the coding sequence ATGCTTAAACAGGCACTGATTCAAAGTTTACACACTTTTTCTAGTTTTATTCCCCTAAGTTGGCTTCAACGACTTAGTCGCCAATCCTTATTTTCTTTGTTTTATCATACGGTTAGCGACCAAGATCTACCCCACATCAAGCATTTGTATAAGGTGCGGAATTCCCAATTATTTGAAGCTGACTTAGATTTTCTATTGCAACATTTTAGCCCAATTAGCTTAGAGCAGCTCATTGATCATGTTCAGAACGGGAAAACGCTTCCTCCCAATGCTTTTTTACTAACCTTTGATGATGGATTAGCAGAATGTTACCACCTTATTGCTCCCCTGCTCAAACAAAAGGGTATTCCAGCTACTTTTTTTCTTAACTCTGACTTTGTTGATAATAAAGCATTAATGTTTCGCTATAAAGCTAGCTATCTGATTGAGCAATTAAAGACTCGCTCCAATGCCACAAAAATAGCCGCCCAATATTTTGAGCAATATCAACTTCCTTTTGACAGTCTTAAAAAAAGCTTATTAGCCGTTCGGTGGCCTGAACAAGCCCTCTTAGATGATTTAGCGGTGGCTTTTGATATTGATTTTGAAGCATTTCTACAAGAACAAAAACCTTATTTAACCCAAGAGCAAATTCGTGCAATGCTGAAGGATGGCTTTACCTTTGGTAGTCATAGTCAAAACCATCCTACCTACAATAAGCTCAACTTAAACGATCAAATTCAGCAAACTATTCGCTGTCAGCATTATTTGGACCTACACTTTGATTTGCCTTATAAAACCTTTGCCTTTCCCTTTACTGATTATGGTGTTTCTGCTGCTTTTTTTCATCAAATTCTAGGCAAAGAAAACTTTCAGCTCACCTTTGGTGGAGCAGGATTAAAACAGGAACAAATCAAAGGACAACTACAACGTTTTGGAATGGAAACCCAAGCACTAACCTCTGCAAAACGGCTTATTCATACAGAGTATTCTTACTATATTATAAAATCTATTTTCAAAAAAAATACGATTCATAGAAATTAG
- a CDS encoding Rossmann-like and DUF2520 domain-containing protein, protein MKSKITIIGAGNVGTHLAQRLYKCGHQICQIFSRTPSKATALANRVNSQGINQLKELSLDADIYILAIKDDATKTIAEEVSFLNKYQKIIAHTSGSVPSTVFKNHFEHYGVFYPLQTFSSAQTVDFEQLPFCIYGNSPQTQTILKKLAESICPNVYLINDEQRAILHVTAVIVNNFSNYLYHIAHDICTDNKVSFDILKPLIQETVRKISLASPKEVQTGPAVRGDANTIARHLAFLAQYPEYQKLYKILSSNIEQQFNKDS, encoded by the coding sequence ATGAAATCAAAAATTACGATTATAGGTGCGGGAAATGTAGGCACACATCTCGCTCAACGCCTGTATAAATGTGGTCATCAAATTTGTCAAATTTTCAGTCGTACTCCAAGCAAAGCAACTGCTTTAGCAAACCGTGTTAACAGTCAAGGAATCAACCAACTAAAAGAACTATCACTTGATGCCGATATTTATATCTTAGCAATCAAAGATGATGCAACAAAAACTATAGCGGAGGAAGTTTCTTTTTTAAATAAGTATCAAAAAATTATTGCGCACACCTCTGGTTCTGTTCCGAGTACCGTTTTTAAAAATCACTTTGAGCATTATGGTGTTTTTTATCCATTGCAAACTTTTTCTAGTGCCCAAACGGTAGATTTTGAGCAGCTTCCTTTTTGCATTTATGGCAATAGTCCTCAAACCCAAACAATTCTAAAAAAACTCGCAGAGAGCATCTGCCCCAATGTATATCTAATCAATGATGAACAACGGGCAATACTGCATGTTACAGCAGTTATTGTTAATAATTTTAGCAATTATTTATACCATATCGCTCATGATATTTGCACAGACAATAAGGTTTCTTTTGACATTCTAAAACCATTGATTCAAGAAACCGTTCGAAAAATCAGTCTAGCTTCCCCCAAAGAAGTACAAACAGGCCCAGCAGTTCGAGGAGATGCCAACACCATTGCTCGACATTTAGCGTTTTTAGCTCAATATCCTGAGTATCAAAAGCTATATAAAATACTGAGTTCTAATATAGAGCAACAATTTAATAAAGACAGCTAA
- a CDS encoding DUF4249 domain-containing protein: MKKIYLLGLLSTLLFLVISCEKEIDLKAQTPPGQLYANCILNPDSIFRVYIGYSTPITAPPDVIQDRLYDAMSALVLIKDANDYIIDTLQLTGVLYHNTQSLIFESIIGQKPLPNTSYQLEISEPFVHHSKEIQAETTLPVSIQPIRARKAFPSREITGEDETFGIHLTWEDPNPQEENLFIIETICRNIDYSFFYPTQLIRSEFYAMGSENDNQEIGKNTDKFLYIFINDSKIPARQDPDSIHTKIAVVSSTLDQWPVGPNISNEILVNIHHVNREQYEYYKDVEKYRINTNGNDIFAQPIPVRGNMQGGLGFFGGETSQQAVLSYY; encoded by the coding sequence ATGAAAAAGATCTACTTATTAGGCTTGTTATCTACGTTGCTATTTTTGGTCATTTCCTGTGAAAAAGAAATTGATCTGAAAGCTCAAACTCCTCCAGGGCAGCTATATGCCAATTGCATTCTGAATCCAGACAGTATATTTCGAGTATATATTGGTTACTCTACTCCTATTACTGCGCCGCCAGATGTGATTCAAGATCGTTTATACGATGCCATGAGTGCATTGGTATTGATAAAAGATGCCAACGATTATATTATTGATACCTTACAACTTACAGGGGTGCTTTATCACAATACCCAATCGCTTATTTTTGAATCAATCATTGGTCAAAAACCACTGCCAAATACAAGTTACCAATTAGAAATATCAGAACCCTTTGTTCATCATAGCAAAGAGATTCAAGCAGAAACCACTTTGCCCGTTTCAATTCAGCCTATTCGAGCAAGAAAAGCATTTCCTTCACGAGAAATTACAGGAGAAGATGAAACGTTTGGTATTCATTTGACTTGGGAAGATCCTAACCCACAAGAAGAAAATCTATTTATTATAGAAACAATTTGCAGAAATATCGATTACTCTTTCTTTTATCCCACACAATTGATTCGAAGTGAATTTTATGCGATGGGTTCAGAGAATGACAATCAAGAAATTGGGAAAAATACAGATAAATTTCTATATATATTTATCAACGATTCTAAGATTCCAGCACGACAAGATCCAGATAGTATTCACACCAAAATAGCGGTCGTCAGTAGTACGTTGGATCAATGGCCAGTAGGGCCTAATATTAGCAACGAAATTCTTGTCAATATTCATCATGTCAATCGGGAACAGTATGAATATTATAAAGATGTAGAAAAATATCGTATCAACACCAATGGCAATGACATCTTTGCACAACCCATTCCCGTTCGTGGCAATATGCAAGGTGGTTTAGGTTTTTTTGGAGGTGAAACAAGCCAACAAGCTGTATTAAGTTATTACTAA
- a CDS encoding CvfB family protein, with protein sequence MELGKYNLLEVARSTPHGLFLENKEGDSILLPGKFIPEGTAVGDYLEVYIYRDNEERLVATTEEPKLTLYEFACLKVSDVNQHGAFVDYGVGKDLFVPFREQKSPMEIGKSYLVYMYLDGQTDRLAGSTKIDQFLDNEEATFQKGDEVLVTIWTKTDLGVNVIINNQYKGLIYTNELFEEVRVGMVKTAYIHHVREDGKIDVRLQKDGYAKVEDNAQRILDLLKKRDGYLLLTDKSSPELIKKQLGMSKKTFKKSIGTLYKQKRIQLEDKGIRLL encoded by the coding sequence ATGGAATTAGGAAAATACAATTTGTTAGAAGTGGCTCGTAGTACGCCACATGGTTTATTTTTGGAAAATAAAGAAGGAGATAGCATTTTATTGCCAGGGAAATTTATTCCTGAAGGAACGGCAGTAGGAGATTATCTAGAAGTTTATATTTATAGGGATAATGAGGAACGCTTGGTAGCCACTACTGAGGAGCCTAAGTTGACCTTGTACGAATTTGCCTGCCTAAAGGTCTCGGATGTGAATCAGCATGGTGCATTTGTTGATTATGGAGTAGGTAAAGATTTGTTTGTTCCATTTAGAGAGCAAAAAAGCCCTATGGAAATTGGCAAATCGTATTTGGTTTATATGTATTTGGATGGTCAAACAGATCGATTGGCAGGTTCTACAAAAATTGATCAATTTTTGGACAATGAAGAGGCAACCTTTCAAAAAGGAGATGAAGTGCTAGTGACGATTTGGACCAAAACAGATTTGGGCGTTAATGTTATTATTAATAACCAATATAAGGGGCTAATTTATACCAATGAACTGTTTGAAGAAGTAAGGGTAGGAATGGTCAAAACGGCTTATATTCACCATGTTCGTGAAGATGGAAAAATTGATGTTCGATTGCAAAAAGATGGCTACGCCAAGGTGGAGGATAACGCACAACGCATTCTAGACCTATTAAAGAAAAGAGATGGCTATCTTTTATTAACCGATAAAAGTTCTCCAGAATTGATTAAAAAACAATTGGGAATGAGCAAAAAAACGTTTAAAAAGTCAATTGGTACCTTATACAAACAGAAAAGGATACAATTAGAGGATAAAGGTATTCGATTGTTGTAA
- a CDS encoding choice-of-anchor V domain-containing protein: MKIKIIIAILMVASSMLILQSASGGRAANGEMDCTGTPGSSGTCGGYCHTSAGLFPNPQLSIEVKDATGLGVTSYIPGQVYTLEFTVSSDGSPSGYGMQAVLLDGLNANAGTLLAVATDSTQITTISNGRSFVEHKGLNDLGLFRASWRAPVAGTGVITISGVGLASNGSGSTQGDDFSATASFVLTESIASQIDEIEAKGTVIQVFPNPSKGAFFVESQSESARWKIRVINLHGQLVYQEDAYLEPFKRHHLMLENLVRGIYWVEMSKEGQKEVVEIRIE, translated from the coding sequence ATGAAGATAAAAATAATAATTGCCATATTGATGGTAGCGAGTTCAATGCTTATTTTGCAAAGCGCTTCTGGTGGTCGTGCTGCCAATGGTGAAATGGACTGTACGGGAACGCCAGGATCATCGGGAACCTGTGGAGGATATTGTCATACGAGTGCAGGGTTATTTCCTAATCCTCAGCTGAGTATTGAAGTTAAGGATGCTACAGGTCTTGGGGTAACTTCTTATATACCAGGGCAGGTTTATACATTGGAATTTACGGTTAGTAGCGATGGAAGTCCTAGTGGTTATGGGATGCAGGCAGTATTGCTGGACGGACTAAACGCCAATGCAGGAACTTTATTGGCTGTTGCTACCGACAGCACGCAGATTACAACGATTTCAAATGGCAGGTCGTTTGTTGAACACAAAGGATTGAATGACTTGGGGCTATTTCGTGCATCGTGGAGAGCACCAGTTGCAGGAACAGGAGTGATTACGATTAGTGGGGTAGGATTAGCTTCTAATGGTTCAGGGTCTACACAAGGGGATGATTTTAGTGCAACAGCTTCCTTTGTGTTGACCGAATCAATTGCTAGTCAAATTGATGAAATAGAAGCTAAAGGTACTGTTATTCAGGTTTTCCCAAACCCCAGTAAAGGTGCTTTTTTTGTTGAAAGTCAAAGCGAAAGTGCCCGTTGGAAAATTCGTGTGATAAATCTGCACGGGCAGTTGGTTTATCAAGAGGATGCTTACCTCGAACCGTTTAAAAGACACCATTTAATGTTGGAGAATCTTGTAAGAGGGATCTATTGGGTAGAAATGAGCAAAGAAGGGCAAAAAGAAGTTGTTGAAATAAGGATAGAATAG
- a CDS encoding T9SS type A sorting domain-containing protein produces MKTKFLAALFVGATLMFMLQSVSGGPATYTGKDRTGSPGVLPSDCTLCHPNQGAFSNPQLEIIVKNNLGTVVSSYIPGNTYTLEFVVSSGGTPVGYGMQAVVLDSSNNNAGDMVLTSTPNTQLATLANGREFIEHDGTSLDGRFVTTWEAPMLGTGAVTIYGIGIAVDGVSTSGDNTSPTTQLVLTESFTNSVDLLDLETDNFDIFPIPNDGSFKVKNRGAAGAITIDVLDLQGRTVYSESAMVDGFGTHSIYCKNLIPGTYMITIKSNGVQQTQQMMVF; encoded by the coding sequence ATGAAAACAAAGTTTTTAGCAGCTCTATTTGTTGGAGCTACCCTAATGTTTATGCTTCAGAGTGTTTCTGGAGGACCAGCCACGTATACAGGAAAGGATAGAACTGGATCGCCAGGGGTTTTGCCCTCAGATTGTACCCTTTGCCATCCTAATCAAGGAGCTTTTTCTAATCCTCAGCTTGAAATTATCGTAAAGAATAATTTAGGAACAGTTGTCTCCAGCTATATTCCTGGCAATACTTACACTTTAGAATTTGTTGTAAGTAGTGGAGGGACTCCTGTGGGATATGGAATGCAAGCTGTTGTACTAGATTCTTCTAATAATAATGCAGGGGATATGGTGCTCACATCAACCCCAAATACTCAATTGGCAACTCTTGCAAACGGTAGAGAATTTATAGAACATGATGGGACAAGTTTGGACGGGCGTTTTGTTACTACTTGGGAAGCTCCAATGTTGGGGACAGGAGCGGTAACCATTTATGGCATTGGAATAGCTGTTGATGGCGTTTCTACTTCAGGAGACAATACTTCACCAACAACCCAACTGGTTCTGACAGAAAGTTTTACAAATTCTGTTGATTTATTGGATTTAGAAACAGATAACTTTGATATTTTTCCAATTCCCAATGACGGTAGCTTTAAGGTAAAAAATAGAGGAGCTGCTGGTGCTATTACCATTGATGTATTGGATTTGCAGGGAAGAACCGTCTATTCAGAATCCGCTATGGTAGATGGCTTTGGTACACATTCTATTTACTGCAAAAATTTGATACCAGGAACGTATATGATAACCATAAAAAGTAATGGTGTACAACAAACACAACAGATGATGGTTTTTTAG
- a CDS encoding choice-of-anchor V domain-containing protein → MKTQLLGVLFAGATLMFTLQSVSGGRAALGGQDRTGAPGALSSDCTLCHSSQGSFSNPQIGITVKDASGTVVTSYVPGDIYTLEFAVTSGGTPVGYGMQAVALDASNNNAGDMIATSTSNTQLSTIGNGREFIEHSGRSSNGIFKTTWEAPVTGTGDVTIYGVGMAVNGASTSGDNTSPTTQFVLTESPASGVDLLDLETDNFDIFPIPNDGSFKVKNRGAAGSITIDVLDLQGRTVYSESAMVDGFGTHSIYCKNLIPGTYIITVKSNGVQQTQQMMVF, encoded by the coding sequence ATGAAAACACAATTATTAGGAGTCTTATTTGCTGGAGCAACGTTGATGTTTACCCTTCAGAGTGTTTCTGGAGGGCGAGCAGCATTGGGAGGACAGGATAGAACGGGGGCACCAGGGGCCTTATCCTCAGATTGTACGCTTTGTCATTCTAGCCAAGGGTCTTTTTCTAATCCTCAAATTGGGATTACGGTAAAAGATGCTTCAGGGACAGTGGTTACCAGTTATGTTCCTGGTGACATTTACACGCTAGAATTTGCGGTAACAAGTGGAGGTACCCCAGTAGGGTATGGAATGCAAGCCGTTGCTTTAGATGCTTCTAATAATAATGCAGGAGATATGATTGCTACTTCCACCTCAAATACTCAATTGTCAACTATTGGAAATGGTAGAGAGTTTATAGAGCATAGTGGAAGAAGTAGCAATGGGATTTTTAAGACGACTTGGGAAGCACCTGTTACGGGGACAGGAGATGTAACCATTTATGGTGTTGGAATGGCTGTTAATGGCGCATCTACTTCGGGCGATAACACCTCTCCAACAACCCAATTCGTTTTGACTGAAAGCCCTGCTAGTGGTGTTGATTTATTGGATTTAGAAACCGATAACTTTGATATTTTTCCAATTCCCAATGACGGTAGTTTTAAGGTAAAAAATAGAGGAGCTGCTGGTTCTATTACCATTGATGTATTGGATTTGCAGGGAAGAACCGTCTATTCAGAATCCGCTATGGTAGATGGCTTTGGGACACATTCTATTTACTGCAAAAATTTAATACCAGGAACGTATATTATAACTGTAAAAAGTAATGGTGTACAACAAACACAACAAATGATGGTTTTTTAG
- a CDS encoding APC family permease, which translates to MSSKSLQEKNAGFGTAPVFFTAISTILGAIMFLRFGYAVGNVGFLGTLGIILIGHLVTIPTAMAIAEIATNQKVEGGGEYYIISRSFGLVIGSTIGITLYMSQAVSVAFYIMAFAEAFNSLFDWILNTYYVPEIIETLLGYKQTVSIPALFLLTAVVLTKGADLGVKMLYAVVFILFLVMLAFFIGGSYVDVGGVITTAPTEFNFMSKIENSEAFFTVFAIIFPAFTGMTAGVGLSGDLKNPSRSIPLGTMAGTVSGMIIYVFIAWKLTSSATPEALADTSRLVMGDVAWQGYWLIPVGLAAATISSALGSLMVAPRTLQAIARDNILPNATVNKWLSRGRGANDEPFNSSLITIGIAIIFIGMGEIDFVAKIISMFFMVTYGSLCLISFLQHFAADPAYRPSFRSKWYLSLLGALMCFGLMFLMDPGYAIIAVVMLVIVYLWVNITNGDKRNLAEIFQGVIFQTSRQLQVFLQKAEKEQSTSWRPSIICISKDSFERIAAFDLLRWMSQKYGFGTYIHQVEGYLSRESGDRATKMKERLIRDAEKSKSNVYIDTMVTPSMTSAIAQVMQFPGISGKPNNLLFLEYAKLHPDNLDDIVANFKLIKAIDFDLMILATSERGFGHRKEIHIWITSNDYENANLMILIAYIIVGHSDWEDAHIKIMALYPDEELENEKNRLLMLIETGRLPISSHNIELINHRVDTDVKNIVAEKSAGADLTIMGFRSELVANRGKELFEGYDDIGNILFVNSAMQKEIK; encoded by the coding sequence ATGAGTAGTAAGTCATTACAAGAAAAAAATGCTGGATTTGGAACTGCCCCTGTATTTTTTACCGCCATTTCAACCATTTTAGGAGCCATTATGTTTTTGCGATTTGGTTATGCGGTTGGTAATGTTGGTTTTCTGGGAACCTTGGGTATTATATTAATTGGTCATTTGGTGACCATTCCTACGGCTATGGCAATAGCCGAAATTGCAACCAACCAAAAAGTAGAAGGAGGGGGAGAGTATTACATTATTTCTCGTTCTTTTGGATTGGTGATAGGATCTACCATAGGGATTACGTTGTACATGTCTCAGGCTGTTAGTGTGGCGTTTTATATTATGGCATTTGCTGAAGCTTTTAATAGTTTGTTTGATTGGATATTAAACACTTATTATGTGCCAGAGATTATTGAGACACTCTTGGGATACAAGCAAACTGTGAGTATACCCGCTCTGTTTTTGTTGACTGCCGTTGTTTTGACCAAAGGAGCTGATTTAGGAGTGAAAATGCTTTATGCAGTTGTTTTTATTCTATTTTTAGTTATGCTAGCCTTTTTTATTGGGGGAAGTTATGTTGATGTTGGAGGGGTAATAACCACAGCCCCCACGGAGTTTAATTTTATGAGTAAAATAGAGAACAGCGAAGCTTTTTTTACGGTATTTGCAATTATATTCCCTGCCTTTACGGGAATGACAGCGGGAGTAGGCTTATCGGGAGATTTAAAGAACCCAAGTCGATCTATTCCTTTAGGAACGATGGCAGGAACCGTTTCAGGAATGATTATTTATGTATTTATTGCTTGGAAATTGACTTCTTCTGCTACGCCAGAGGCTTTGGCGGATACCTCTCGTTTGGTGATGGGGGATGTCGCATGGCAGGGCTACTGGTTGATTCCTGTCGGCTTGGCTGCGGCTACTATATCCTCTGCGTTAGGGTCACTAATGGTGGCGCCTAGAACCTTGCAGGCGATAGCTAGAGATAATATTTTGCCCAATGCAACGGTCAACAAATGGTTATCAAGAGGACGAGGAGCAAACGATGAACCCTTCAATTCTTCTCTAATTACCATCGGAATTGCTATTATCTTTATTGGAATGGGCGAAATTGATTTTGTGGCAAAGATTATTTCTATGTTCTTTATGGTAACCTATGGTTCGTTGTGTTTGATTTCTTTTTTACAGCATTTCGCAGCAGATCCAGCCTATCGTCCTTCTTTTAGATCTAAGTGGTACCTTTCTTTATTAGGAGCGTTGATGTGTTTTGGTTTGATGTTTTTGATGGACCCAGGTTATGCAATTATTGCAGTCGTTATGTTGGTGATTGTTTACTTGTGGGTGAATATTACCAATGGAGACAAGCGAAACCTAGCAGAGATTTTTCAGGGGGTAATTTTTCAAACTTCTCGTCAATTGCAAGTGTTTTTGCAAAAGGCAGAAAAGGAACAAAGCACCAGTTGGCGACCTTCCATTATTTGTATTTCCAAAGATTCTTTTGAGCGTATTGCAGCCTTTGATTTATTGAGATGGATGTCTCAAAAATACGGCTTTGGAACCTATATACACCAAGTAGAGGGCTATTTGTCTAGAGAGTCTGGAGATCGAGCAACCAAAATGAAAGAACGACTCATTCGAGATGCAGAAAAATCAAAATCTAATGTTTATATCGATACCATGGTAACGCCTTCCATGACTTCTGCTATTGCACAGGTGATGCAGTTCCCTGGGATATCAGGGAAGCCCAATAACTTGTTATTCTTGGAGTATGCGAAATTACACCCTGATAACTTAGATGATATTGTGGCAAACTTTAAATTGATTAAAGCGATTGATTTTGATCTAATGATCTTGGCTACTTCTGAAAGAGGTTTTGGGCATCGCAAAGAAATTCACATCTGGATTACCTCCAACGATTATGAAAATGCCAATTTGATGATTTTGATTGCCTATATTATTGTAGGACATTCAGACTGGGAGGATGCCCATATTAAGATTATGGCTTTATACCCAGATGAAGAGTTAGAAAATGAAAAAAATAGACTCTTAATGTTGATAGAAACAGGACGCTTGCCAATTTCTTCTCACAATATTGAGCTCATCAACCATAGAGTAGATACCGATGTCAAAAATATTGTTGCCGAAAAATCAGCAGGGGCAGACCTGACGATTATGGGATTCCGTTCTGAGTTAGTTGCTAATCGAGGAAAAGAACTTTTTGAAGGTTATGATGACATTGGCAATATATTGTTTGTGAATTCTGCCATGCAGAAGGAGATAAAATAG